The nucleotide window GAGTCCTCTTCGGGAGTTACAAGAGCTCGTCTCATCTGGTGTGGCTAGAGACTCCCCGTATCTTTCCTTGGTTTCCAAACCAAACCGCTTTTGAGGTTCAGCTCGAAACTGCAGTGATTTCATTGTCGTGAAGGATTGTCTTTTACAAGCTCAGGCATGGAGGCTGACCTGCTAATCTCACCGACCGTGAAATACCACGCTTCAGAGGACTGTGAGACCACTAGCCGGGGCCTCTATAGCTTCTACGCAGCTGTGATGATCATCATCTTCCTGCTGGCTATCCCACTGAACATCTCAATCCTCCACCTCTTCATCGTCAAGCTCAAGTTCTGGAAAACCAACACCAACAATGTGTTTCTGTTTAACCTGGTCCTGGCCGACATCCTGCTGTTGTTCTGCCTGCCTGTGAAGGCCTACAACTTCATCCACGGTGAGAGACGCAGTGAGAACGACGTGGTCTGCAAAGCCATGCTCTTCATGCTCTTCCTCAACCGAGGAGCCAGCATCGCCTTCCTCACCGTCACCTCCATCGACCGCTACTTCAACGTGGTGCATCCTGGGAGGAAGAACCTCCTGAAAGCCCTGAAGAGGTCTCCTCACATCTCCATCCTGATCTGgctcctgctgctccctctgACCATCCCCACCATGCTGAAGACCTTCGAGTGCTGCAACAGCCACAAGAGCTACGACGCCACGGAGAATCGGGACGACGCCGTGGTGAAGGACGTGGTGGACAGTCtgagggaggtggtgttcttcACTCAGATCTTGATCCCCTTCATGATCCTGCTGTACTGCACGGTGCACATTGTCAACCGCCTGAAGAGGAAGACGGTGGGGGACAA belongs to Osmerus eperlanus chromosome 8, fOsmEpe2.1, whole genome shotgun sequence and includes:
- the LOC134025318 gene encoding 12-(S)-hydroxy-5,8,10,14-eicosatetraenoic acid receptor-like — encoded protein: MEADLLISPTVKYHASEDCETTSRGLYSFYAAVMIIIFLLAIPLNISILHLFIVKLKFWKTNTNNVFLFNLVLADILLLFCLPVKAYNFIHGERRSENDVVCKAMLFMLFLNRGASIAFLTVTSIDRYFNVVHPGRKNLLKALKRSPHISILIWLLLLPLTIPTMLKTFECCNSHKSYDATENRDDAVVKDVVDSLREVVFFTQILIPFMILLYCTVHIVNRLKRKTVGDKTKLRRAMFLVSSVMVLFSVCFLPCTVARIVLLVARVQEWKELSEDAAAQVFDGLMVLSFIDCLLDPLVYCFCSTKFKNIYLGNYFPCILKKHEHPLENSTSTANTNPKRDNVNTAY